Proteins encoded by one window of Candidatus Brocadia sp.:
- a CDS encoding aldo/keto reductase, giving the protein MEFKKLTDTITIPVIGLGTWTIGGGDVADTMYDSEDISAMKTAIKLGITHIDTAEAYAQGHSEELVGRAISAFDRKNLFITSKVSPDHLSYEDLLASAKGSLQRLNTDYIDLYLIHAPNPDIPIQETMKAMDFLGEQKLVKCIGVSNFTAEQIKEAQKHTKNKIVANQIEYNLLVRNEGRVTNDMESKIIPYCQENNILIIAWRPLAKGELAKPGFKILDELAKKYNKAQSQIAINWLISKKGIVTITKSTKVEHLKENLGAIGWKLQQEDIDRLNNEFIS; this is encoded by the coding sequence ATGGAATTCAAAAAGTTGACAGATACTATCACAATACCTGTTATAGGTCTTGGAACATGGACTATTGGCGGAGGAGATGTGGCAGACACTATGTATGATAGTGAAGATATTTCTGCAATGAAAACTGCGATCAAACTTGGAATAACTCACATTGATACCGCAGAAGCGTATGCCCAGGGACATTCAGAAGAATTGGTTGGAAGGGCAATCAGTGCTTTTGATAGAAAAAACCTATTTATCACTTCGAAAGTTTCACCCGATCATTTAAGCTACGAAGATCTCCTTGCTTCTGCAAAAGGAAGTCTGCAAAGACTAAATACGGACTATATTGATTTATATTTGATTCATGCGCCTAATCCTGACATCCCAATACAGGAAACCATGAAGGCAATGGATTTTCTGGGTGAACAAAAACTGGTGAAGTGCATTGGAGTAAGTAATTTTACGGCAGAACAAATAAAAGAGGCGCAGAAACATACGAAAAACAAAATCGTTGCTAATCAAATTGAATACAACCTGCTCGTAAGGAACGAAGGTAGAGTGACGAATGATATGGAATCAAAAATAATTCCCTATTGCCAGGAAAATAATATTCTCATTATCGCATGGAGACCCCTTGCAAAAGGCGAACTCGCAAAACCTGGTTTTAAAATCTTAGATGAACTGGCTAAAAAATACAACAAGGCGCAGTCTCAAATTGCGATAAATTGGTTAATTTCTAAGAAAGGAATAGTTACCATAACGAAATCAACAAAGGTT
- a CDS encoding DUF2024 family protein, protein MKVAVYDTYVVKKNGEKMHFDIIVPKDQPHEKAIQYGLEYLKIVEQEGQPLTTKECRFCHMEDASEDVEKAIKESGYYIYEMEGCN, encoded by the coding sequence ATGAAAGTAGCTGTTTACGATACCTACGTCGTGAAGAAAAACGGGGAAAAAATGCATTTTGATATTATCGTCCCAAAGGATCAACCACACGAAAAGGCCATTCAATATGGTCTTGAATATCTAAAAATAGTTGAACAGGAAGGGCAACCACTTACGACGAAAGAATGTCGCTTCTGTCACATGGAAGATGCATCAGAGGATGTTGAAAAGGCCATTAAAGAGAGCGGTTATTACATTTACGAAATGGAAGGATGTAATTGA